In the genome of Oligoflexus sp., one region contains:
- a CDS encoding cytochrome c gives MRNAILAPVTLAVSCLLATGCDWNSKKDYSPKQGYNEFLKKQEEAKLAAAQPGAGGGAPAAAAVVPGKQTYETYCVACHGADGKADGPGALAMNPKPRNFTDKAWQAKVDDAHIAKVIKEGGAAVGLSATMAPWGGAINDEEIKNVVSYVRHFGK, from the coding sequence ATGAGAAACGCGATTCTTGCCCCTGTCACTTTAGCTGTATCCTGCCTTTTGGCGACCGGTTGCGACTGGAACAGCAAGAAGGATTACAGTCCTAAACAAGGTTACAACGAGTTTTTGAAGAAGCAGGAAGAGGCTAAACTTGCCGCTGCGCAGCCAGGTGCAGGTGGTGGTGCCCCCGCTGCTGCAGCCGTTGTGCCGGGCAAGCAGACCTATGAAACCTACTGCGTCGCCTGTCATGGCGCGGATGGAAAGGCGGATGGACCGGGCGCATTGGCCATGAATCCCAAGCCACGGAACTTCACCGACAAGGCCTGGCAGGCCAAGGTCGATGACGCGCACATCGCCAAAGTCATCAAGGAAGGCGGGGCCGCTGTGGGTCTGAGCGCCACGATGGCTCCATGGGGCGGTGCGATTAATGACGAGGAAATTAAGAACGTAGTGTCCTACGTTCGTCATTTCGGAAAATAA